aattaatataagatTGATAGAATGCATAAATAATACCAATTAAAGAAAATGCAGTGAGCTAAATTCAAGTGACAAAAAAGGAGTAATAAAATCCACAAGCATAATGGAAAATACTTTGAAGTAAGAAAATGCGTATAAATTATGGGCCGAATGAAGAGAAAACCGAATAAACCCAATGCAGTCAGTTTATTCAATTCGATTACCTCTGTTGCTCCTCTATATATTTCCCTCCCAAGTCCCATCCTAAAACCCCAGCGTCTCTTTCCAACAGTTTCTTCATTCGCTGTTTCTCAGTAATGGCTGATTATACGATGGAATCCGATTCGCACGTTTGTTCTAAGCGTAGAACAACTTCTGGCTCTGAACAACAAGAAACTTCTCTTCCCCCTCACCTTTCCCCTTCTCTCTATGAATCCACCGCCGACCACCGGGATTCGGGCCTTCAAGATTGCCAAGAAGTAACAGCTATGGATCATAGCAGTCCAAAGAAGAAACCCAAGTGCTTTTCCCTTCTTTCTCAGGAAAACCAAGAAATGGGTCTTCATTCTTTCGCTCCAAAGGATGTCTCTCTTTCTGGGTTTTTCGAGAAAGAAAAGGTGGATGATGTGGAAAACAAAGAGGGTTCTTTTGGAGTTCAAGAAGTTGATAACCAAGTCAACACCATTGAAGCTAATAACAAGGAACATCTCGGGACCGGTTTGGAATTTGAGGAGAAAAGGGTGGCCAAAGGAAAAGCTTTGGAATCTGAAAATGTCTTGGAAGCTGAAAAGAAACGACTTTTGACTGAGCTTGAAGTTGGAAACATCTTTGGTTTTGCAACGAACTCGTCCAAGATTGATGATGGAAACGGCGTTGGTGGTACCAAAGGTCTTGACTTTCCTGTTAAAGGATCTTTAAAGATTGAAGTCATCGATGATACGGCTTTGATTGGATCATTTCCACTCCCCAGAACTGGAAATGGAAGTGTAAAagatgagaagaagaagaagggggAACATGAAATTGATGGTAAGAAAGGTAAAAGATCAAGAAGAAAGGGAAAGAATGTAAAAGAGGTCTTAGGGGAATCAGTCACTATGAGACATATGGAATCAACCAAAATTTTTGAAGTTCAAAAGGGTAAGACAGAAAGCAAAACTCAAAATAAGATAATGTACTCAAGAGAAGAGTTAGAGGCTTTGAGGTTTGCCAAGGTTGGGGAACAAAGGAGTTTTTGGAGGGATGTATATAATAGTCTTGGTAAAGATGTGATCAGAGAGTATGAGGACTTGGGAAGCTGGAAGCATCAGAAGAACACCGGTTCAGGTTCGGGTTCGAGCTCTGACACGCGTCATCGCTTTGGAAAGAAGGCAGAGTCTCCTGCAATTATAAGTACGTTTTGTTttatctctcttttttttctcctGATGTGTTGTTTCAACATTTAAGTGCTCCTTTGGTTGTATTTATCACTATCTATTACCTTGTTGAATGTCTATCTACCTTAACATAGCAAGAGTCCAAAGCATTAGTTCTAATACATCATATGATAGAGTTTTATTGATGTTATTTGGGATTATGGTTTACTTCTgcaaaataaatacatcaataatATCAATAGTTCTGATGGTGATGAAACTATATCACTCTTTTGAATTTTATTGTGTGATATATAGTGGAAAGCTTTGTGTGGTGCCCTTGATTCCCTTCTgctttatatttagttttgaacCTTTCATAAGATTGTAGTTTCTCGGAATGAGTCTGTATAGTTTTATACCAAATGTTTCAGTCTTTGATTCCTGAAAAATGGATGATTGAGATTTTGATACATAGTTTGATAACTGGTATAAAACATGACATACTGTGAGTGTGATACCATAGGTTTTCCTTGGTATAGCTCAGGGGTTTTCTTGTATAAGTGATTAAAGCTTTAATGAATATCATTTGATATGAGAAGAGGCCTTCTATTTTGTAGCATATATTTAGTCATATTCCTTTCATACTCTACCGACTAGTTTTTAGTCTACAATTTGGTGCCAGACCTTTGGTAACTGAAAAATGGGAATTTTTTGTTTCATCCCAGTAGTTCTCATTTTGTCATTCAAACTACAGCAgagattttatatattttatgaatATTTCTTTTGTCCAAGTTAAAACATGGGAAGGATTTTGCAGACAAAGATTTCATAAAGTCAGTATTTGGTATGACTTTTTGGTTGGCTTTGATAACTGCAAGTAGGTTTCTTTAACAGAATTTCAGCTGGTTTTGACGGCAAAAATGTACTTTGCTTTAAGGTCTTCCATCTAATTTCCTTCTCTTTacgctctttttttttttttacttcttaGAGAACAtttgtaccaaaaaaaaaaaatcatagttttatctttaaaaaaaaaaacttttcctCTATTATTCAGttcttttttatataaaaaaaatagtgtCTTTTAATTGATATGGAAACTCGTAGACATTCTGAGCAGTCATCGACCAGAATCCAGCTCATTTAGTGTCAACTTGATGGGTTCATTTTCTGTTGTAACAGGTGTGGTTGCTGGAAGAGGAACAAGGAATGGTCTcaatatctttgtacattgaagaATGGCCTGAAGCGACCTGGAAAAAGACCTTATGTTCAACAATTGAACTGATAGGATTTTCTTGTGTGTACTTAGGTGCATTATTTCTGTGTTTACTACCAATAGGCTATTGTCCATTGGAGTCTTGCTGTTGGGTATTTTAGATCTAATGTGTGTTAGTGGTACAGATGATATGCTACATTCTTTGTAACTAgaaagtaataaagtgatgatatTCTTTAATGAATTGCGATGGAAAAGCTTTTATTAGCCATTTGCTGTTACATGCATTTTGCAATGTTTTCTTGTGCTGTTACTTGCATGTTTATAGTGTTTTGCTGTTGTCTTTTTCTTGCATATTTGAAATGTTTTGCTGTTTATTTGGATTCAATATTCTGATATGCACAAGCACTCGTTAAATATTTCGATCGCTTTCAGGGGATTATTCTGAAAATGTGGGTAATGAACTAGAATACATGGAGGATAATGAGATGGAAAATATATATCCTTTCAGTTTTTCTCCTACTCGTGATGTTGAAGTTGATTCCTTTGTTGACGCGGAAGAAGAATGTATTGAAGATGATGACAGTGACGAAGATTACACCAGCATTCTTAGGCCTGCTTTCGTGGTAGAAGGGGAACCTGACTTCGAGTCTGGTCCTCCGGAGGATGGATTAGAATATCTTAGGCGTGTCAGGTAATCCTTCCTTATCTCTAAATTGTcaattaatttatccattttcttTATTAGCAATGCTGTTTTGCTTTCATAGGTTTATCCATTTTCACAGACCTATTCCTAGGTTCGTATCACGGTTCAAACTATGCTAAAGAAAGTACAACAGCTGCTGAACTCTCTCAAACATGTCCTCATTTAAGTGAAAGAATTTGCATATTTGTAGAGTTCCAGTACTTATTAGCATAATTTCTGTCCTCCCCTGTAGCCTTGCAATTGCAACATTTCAGGGTCAAGCTTCAGGAAACCTGAACATATGTCTGAGTCCGACTAATTTAAGATTGTTGGAGTGTGGAGGTGCAGATGTGGAAGCTTCAACACTTGTTTAGGTCTTTAGTATGGAATATCATCTAACCTTGGCTTATAAGTTTCGGCCCTTTGGCCTGTTGCCAATTCAATGTTATGGCATTAGAATGGTTTTGATCATCAGACATTCTTCCAGTGCTTTATTCTCAATATCTCATGGTGACTTCTCTGCTTATCCTG
The Gossypium arboreum isolate Shixiya-1 chromosome 10, ASM2569848v2, whole genome shotgun sequence genome window above contains:
- the LOC108489496 gene encoding uncharacterized protein LOC108489496 isoform X2; its protein translation is MADYTMESDSHVCSKRRTTSGSEQQETSLPPHLSPSLYESTADHRDSGLQDCQEVTAMDHSSPKKKPKCFSLLSQENQEMGLHSFAPKDVSLSGFFEKEKVDDVENKEGSFGVQEVDNQVNTIEANNKEHLGTGLEFEEKRVAKGKALESENVLEAEKKRLLTELEVGNIFGFATNSSKIDDGNGVGGTKGLDFPVKGSLKIEVIDDTALIGSFPLPRTGNGSVKDEKKKKGEHEIDGKKGKRSRRKGKNVKEVLGESVTMRHMESTKIFEVQKGKTESKTQNKIMYSREELEALRFAKVGEQRSFWRDVYNSLGKDVIREYEDLGSWKHQKNTGSGSGSSSDTRHRFGKKAESPAIIRDYSENVGNELEYMEDNEMENIYPFSFSPTRDVEVDSFVDAEEECIEDDDSDEDYTSILRPAFVVEGEPDFESGPPEDGLEYLRRVRWETAQIPKVKIAKPDRTILNKEQSVYMPQIPEIAKCPEHILPLKHWEDAFLADFSELRLALLQMEDPNTKISCKLPKLSVREDDLFQLPASGVIEKLNSHATGEVRSDQRCLW
- the LOC108489496 gene encoding uncharacterized protein LOC108489496 isoform X1 produces the protein MADYTMESDSHVCSKRRTTSGSEQQETSLPPHLSPSLYESTADHRDSGLQDCQEVTAMDHSSPKKKPKCFSLLSQENQEMGLHSFAPKDVSLSGFFEKEKVDDVENKEGSFGVQEVDNQVNTIEANNKEHLGTGLEFEEKRVAKGKALESENVLEAEKKRLLTELEVGNIFGFATNSSKIDDGNGVGGTKGLDFPVKGSLKIEVIDDTALIGSFPLPRTGNGSVKDEKKKKGEHEIDGKKGKRSRRKGKNVKEVLGESVTMRHMESTKIFEVQKGKTESKTQNKIMYSREELEALRFAKVGEQRSFWRDVYNSLGKDVIREYEDLGSWKHQKNTGSGSGSSSDTRHRFGKKAESPAIIRDYSENVGNELEYMEDNEMENIYPFSFSPTRDVEVDSFVDAEEECIEDDDSDEDYTSILRPAFVVEGEPDFESGPPEDGLEYLRRVRWETAQIPKVKIAKPDRTILNKEQSVYMPQIPEIAKCPEHILPLKHWEDAFLADFSELRLALLQMEDPNTKISCKLPKLSVREDDLFQLPASGVIEKLNSHATGEVRSDQVPLLNAADNKISSSHNNSCPKTSISDACGDYPTLSTIQKMDSVARVLMLRKWISSVENMSSLSRSSCVWLFALCAAIDTPLDADTCASLRSLLRKCANLRAGKCEVDDEVIMLNILATISGRYFGQSET